In Humulus lupulus chromosome 7, drHumLupu1.1, whole genome shotgun sequence, the following are encoded in one genomic region:
- the LOC133791835 gene encoding uncharacterized protein LOC133791835, which translates to MKSIIKVIYPSLLQKYNDPTYLTERAILTPKNEMVYELIEMIMNIIPGEGRIYFSSDSICKANVKTNDEDLLYPAEFLHGLKFNGIPNHEMRLKEGAPVMLLQNLNQIEGLCNGTRLIIRHLGKWSIRGDIISGTNIGENVTIPRIIMSPNESRWPFKLNRRQLPLAPCFSMTINKSQGQSLKHVGLYLPKQVFTHGQLYVAVSRVTTREGLIILNANDEVGDPTLIKNIVYKEVFQYTHS; encoded by the coding sequence ATGAAATCCATAATTAAAGTTATCTACCCATCACTTTTACAAAAGTACAACGATCCTACATATTTGACAGAAAGAGCAATATTAACACCAAAAAATGAAATGGTCTATGAACTAATTGAGATGATTATGAATATTATACCGGGTGAAGGGAGAATATATTTTAGCTCAGACAGTATATGCAAAGCAAATGTAAAGACAAATGATGAAGATCTTTTGTATCCAGCTGAATTTTTGCATGGTTTGAAATTTAATGGCATCCCTAATCATGAGATGCGACTTAAGGAAGGTGCTCCTGTAATGCTCCTTCAAAATTTAAATCAAATAGAAGGCCTATGCAATGGCACAAGATTGATTATCAGGCATCTTGGTAAATGGTCCATTAGAGGCGACATCATTTCTGGAACAAATATTGGTGAAAATGTCACAATTCCAAGAATTATCATGTCTCCCAATGAATCAAGATGGCCATTCAAGCTTAATAGACGACAACTTCCCTTGGCACCATGTTTTTCCATGACAATCAACAAAAGCCAAGGACAATCTCTTAAACATGTTGGCTTGTACCTCCCTAAGCAAGTATTCACCCACGGTCAATTATATGTTGCTGTGTCCCGAGTTACCACCAGAGAAGGATTGATCATACTAAATGCTAATGATGAGGTGGGAGACCCAAccttaataaaaaatattgtttacaaaGAAGTATTTCAATATACCCACTCATAA